One Candida dubliniensis CD36 chromosome 1, complete sequence genomic region harbors:
- a CDS encoding DNA-directed RNA polymerase II [13.6 kda] subunit, putative (Similar to S. cerevisiae RPB11;~spliced gene), whose protein sequence is MNAPDRFELFILPDGVDKIKIIPDTKVPNAAIVKIEREDHTLANLLRAQLLKDERVLFAAYKVEHPLFANFVLRVQTEDDYSPREALQNACSSLISELDVIKSKFNDEWALKALLNNTEDDFEY, encoded by the exons ATGAATGCTCCAGATAGATTTGAACTTTTTATATTGCCAGATGGTGTGGATAA aataaaaataataccTGATACAAAAGTACCGAACGCAGCAATAGTTAAGATTGAAAGAGAAGATCATACTTTAGCTAACTTATTGAGGGctcaattattaaaagatgAAAGAGTTTTATTTGCTGCCTATAAAGTTGAACATCCTTTATTTGCAAACTTTGTGTTAAGAGTTCAAACTGAGGACGATTATTCACCACGTGAAGCCTTACAGAATGCGTGTTCAAGTTTGATCAGTGAATTGGATGTGATAAAAAGTAAATTCAATGATGAATGGGCACTTAAAGCACTTTTAAATAATACTGAAGATGATTTCGAGTACTAG